One window from the genome of Choloepus didactylus isolate mChoDid1 chromosome 2, mChoDid1.pri, whole genome shotgun sequence encodes:
- the METTL18 gene encoding histidine protein methyltransferase 1 homolog, protein MTFQFNFTIEDHLEHELTSLGDETLTLDSSKESSILESQKEKQRDRKCSPDLFDFSQDHLWEHKSLGNTAPSQNRNCPINEANSSSKLELRENQPCLRAPKQHAMPKDLKKVLEDKVIETLPGLQHVNISIVKTVLLKKNFPGENIVSKSFSSHSDLITGVYEGGLKIWECTFDLLAYFTKTKVKFAGKKVLDLGCGSGLLGIVAFKGGAKEIHFQDYNSMVIDEVTIPNVVANSTLEAEDDVNEPDVKRCRNSKLAQKLCKCLFFSGEWSEFCKLVLSSEKRFVKYDLILTSETIYNPDYYSTLHQTFLSLLDKNGRVLLASKAHYFGVGGGVHLFQKFVEERNVFDTRTLEIIDEGLKRFLIEITFKHSR, encoded by the coding sequence ATGACCTTTCAATTTAATTTCACTATAGAAGACCATCTGGAACATGAGTTAACATCCCTTGGAGATGAAACTTTGACCCTGGATTCCTCAAAGGAGTCATCAATCTTagaaagtcagaaagaaaaacagagggaCAGAAAATGTTCTCCAGACCTATTTGACTTTTCTCAGGATCACCTGTGGGAACACAAGTCACTGGGAAATACAGCTCCCTCTCAAAACAGAAACTGTCCAATCAATGAAGCTAACAGTTCAAGTAAGTTGGAACTTCGTGAAAATCAGCCCTGCTTGAGAGCTCCCAAACAGCATGCTATGCCTAAAGATTTAAAGAAAGTGTTAGAAGATAAAGTCATAGAAACTTTACCAGGTCTCCAGCATGTTAACATATCTATAGTGAAAACCGTCTTGTTGAAAAAGAACTTCCCTGGAGAAAACATAGTTTCAAAAagcttttcttctcattctgatCTGATTACAGGTGTTTATGAGGGAGGGTTAAAAATCTGGGAATGTACATTTGACCTTCTGGCGTATTTCACAAAGACCAAAGTGAAGTTTGCTGGGAAAAAAGTATTGGATCTTGGCTGTGGATCAGGATTGCTGGGTATAGTTGCATTCAAGGGAGGAGCCAAAGAAATTCATTTTCAAGATTATAACAGTATGGTGATTGATGAAGTAACCATTCCCAATGTAGTGGCTAATTCTACTTTGGAAGCGGAAGATGATGTAAATGAACCAGATGTGAAAAGGTGCAGAAATTCAAAACTAGCACAGAagctgtgcaaatgtctgttcttttCAGGGGAGTGGTCTGAGTTTTGTAAGCTTGTACTAAGCAGTGAGAAACGCTTTGTAAAGTATGATCTCATTCTCACCTCAGAAACCATTTACAATCCAGATTATTATAGTACCTTGCATCAAACATTCCTTAGCTTGTTAGATAAAAATGGACGGGTGCTTTTGGCCAGTAAAGCTCATTATTTTGGTGTAGGTGGGGGTGTTCATCTCTTTCAGAAGTTTGTAGAAGAAAGGAATGTGTTTGACACTAGAACACTTGAAATAATTGATGAAGGACTAAAGAGGTTCCTAATTGAAATAACTTTTAAGCATTCCAGGTAA